aaaataaaaagtctaatgtcctttttttctttttgcttaatGTGAGtatctaattaaattttctaaTGCTGAAGTACAGATTGACCTGCAAAAGTGGGCACTGCCTAACTGTAGATGATAAGCAATGACAGCATAGAGTTCTCGTGATTTTTACAAAAGAGAGagcttaaaaaattaaaagtaaataatttgttttaaaaaaagaaaaaaaaaatattctccaTCTCTGATCCTACTATGTTACGATTTTGTAGTTTTGGATAATTTGACCTAGAAACAAATTTTCAATGTCCCCCTAGGAAGAGTTCAGATTGCAAGAAAGCATAGTAGTTAGCTCTCTCGTCTTCAAGCTCCCACATCTTGTCACACAAAGACGAAAAGCCATTTTCACTGTTAAATCCATCTTCTCCAACAAACTCAAAGACGCCATCTCCACTACTTGGGATCCCAAGCTCATCATCTGAGGCttggaggaggtgtctcatcacCTTCTCCTTCTCactctcctcctcttccttttccttcacaacaacaacaacttctTCTGATGTTGCTGCTGCCTCATTCTCTAACCCATCCATTGTTGTGAGGTTGTCTAGGTCAATTGGTTGAGTTGGGCAACCCAAAAGGGGATCTTGGAAATCATCATTGTTGGAGGCACAAGTGATTTCTTGTTGCAGGGTTGTGATGAGAGGGGAGAGGTCTTGTGTGGAGTCTTCTTCCTCTGAGTCAAGAAGAGAGAGGATGTGGGTGTATGGCTTTTGCCTCTTTGAGGAGTAGTCTTGTTCAAAGTTCaagtctttttcttcttcttcttctctggGCCTCTTTGACACCAAAGATTCCTCCATTGAAGTGAGTGAGAGAGTGTATacggagaagaagaagagaaataggTCAAGGATGAAGAGAGAGGCGTGGAGGGTGGAAGATTATataggagaagggaaaagatagagagatgGTCAAAATatgggaaaaaaaagaaagaaggggaTTCAcggaatattttaatttgtggaaCATTGTAAAGTCAGTTTGTTATTGTTGGACTAGATGCCTAGAACAtttcaaaactgaaaaaagaggaataataataattaattaagtaattaaataattaattaaagggagaaaaataaataaagggtATTTTTGGACATGGATTGTTTGGAGTGTCGTGTAGCCTCTTTTATAGGTTAGCGGTGCTTTGATTTGTGACCGTTGGATTGGATGAGAATAGGGATTCGTGCGAGCGAGGGCACCGACGGTGATGAATGGCAATGGGGAAAGCGTGGCGCTTTGCCTTTGCATGGTATCAAAAGGCCCAAAGATAGTGACAACTTGCGGGAACAAATTATAAGCAACAACTATTATTTTAgtactcttttcttttcagatgATATTAAGTGTGTGGATAATATTTTTCTACCACacacttctttttttctttaactattttaattctttttctacgTAATTGACTgtgattgatttttctttttaaaaaaaattcacagatCTTTTCGACAAAATACAGAATATTTCTTCCTCGTAATTTAagtgaagaagaaataaaagaaatatctttatctttttatcttggaatttaaatgaataaaaaaataagataaaacttatcttctttgatggaaaaagaaaaggagtgtTAGTTAGAGGACAAGTAAAAGAGGAAGGCAGAGAGTaatagaaagtgaaaataagGGTTTGGAAAAGTGAAAGTATGAATAAAGTATGAAATAGAAGCAGCGATTGTGCAAAACTGTTAAAACATTGGAAGCACAagattaatcttataaaattacaagtttaaatttaattaacccttataaaatcagtttatgttatcaaatttatacttatttgtatagtttatttttgtcgtatttattaaaaatataaaatctttaataaacTAACTCATGTTATATACTTGATATTTTAGAGTCcagattttttattgatttttctcttaagtattaaaaatatactgatttgatatattaattatatattttttaatatattttaaaacattaaattcgtATAATAAATGTACACTGTTTTGAGGATCGAGTAAAAATACAGGAAACGGAAACCAACAGAAAGTTTGATGAGATATTATTAGGCATTcatctctcttctttttttagttatttttctttttttatcgaacagaacataaatataattttatgagaATTTAAATCATGAATATTTTGTATTAACCTAATATTTATCTAgtctttagtttttatattcttcattatatttttacGAAAATAAACAGTATCAAGGATATAATGTGagtattaagttaaaaatataatcttctataaatattataatagaagaacaacagataatatttttaattgtttaaaattattctataattatgTTTCAAGTCATTATATTCATgttggtttaaaccttttaattgTCTCTATTTATGcgaagattttttattttgatctcctttttattaaaatttccaACTGAGTTCTTATAATTGTTAATTTGAATCGATTGAGCTCCTAtcgttaaatttatttaacaggTGGGAAGTTGATGTGTTTATTTGTTAAGACGTGACATGGTGAGAGTTGAATACATGGAATTTAgcaactttttaaattttaataatatggaTTTCTGAGATAAGATTTAGGAttcaaaagaagaggaagaagaagctaTAGGTGGCAAAGAAGATGAAAGTAAATCTGCCATTAAATGGGCAGAGGAAGACCAAAAGAACCTCATGGATCTGGGAAATTTAGAGCTGGATATAAATTTAGAGATGAAACTAAATCTGCCATTAAATCTGCAATTCAAAATCTTATAGCTAGGAGAAGACAAAGGAGATTGATATCGGAGAAGAATCTAATAGACTTAGACTTTGCTAATATTCCCAGTAATATTGCACCTATTGCTACAACCAGGCATAATCCATTTGATTACCACTCATTCCTGGATCTGCTTCTTCTATTCTACAACCTAGATGAAACCCTTTTGATATTCCCTATGactcaaatgaagaaaaactttATCTTAAGGGGGACAGTTTTCAATAAGAGTTTACAATGTTTcatcaaaaagataaaaaagattcCCTTTTTCGGAGGCATGAAAGTTTGAGCGTAAGACCTTCAAAAATATTCcttttttcatgaataatttaGTGTAGGGGAAACGTCTCACAAAACAACCGGGGGATGGCCTAGTGCACCAGACGGACCATAGGCATAGGGTTCCTCCCACGACAGCATCACCTCTCAATGGGCCCCCTCCGCCGCCAACGTTGTTGCCAGGAGGCTTCCGGGCTACGACACTATGACGAACATCATAAACGGAGGCCTGGAGTGTGGTAGAGGACAGGATAGCAGGGTGGAGGACCGCATCAGGTTCTTCAAGAGATATTGTGATTTGCTTGGAGTTGGTTATGGCAACAACCTTGACTGCTACTCCCAGACCCCATTCAAAAATTCATTGTTTAACTCCATTCCTTCCTTTGATCTACAACCACCTCTCAGATTTTTAATCCCAAATTGAAtcccaaattcaatttcattgaACCCTAAATCCCTTTTCAGAAATccctaatattatattattacattCTACCAAATTCCACGCATAAAGACCTAAAccatgccacgtttcaactctcACCATGCCACGTTTAAAGAAATTAACACGTCATCCTCCCACCTGTGTAAAAACTTAAccctattaactaaatttaatggCAAGGgctcaattgattcaaattagcacttataagaaCTCAATTAGGGATTCTAATAAGAaggggatcaaaatgggaaaaccccacataaatagggacaactaaaggGTTTAAGCCTATTCATGTTTTCAtgtcttttgaatttcaaagACTTCTTCTCAAGATCTTTTTGTACTGAATTAGGAGATAATCCTTTATCATACCCCATATTCAAGAgaatttgtctttaaattcaTATCTATTGAAGATTCATTCTCATTTGTATTACATCAAAGGATAGTTTCCTCATATTTGTATCACTTGAAGATTCTTTCTCCTTAGGCTTGGTAGTGGTAAAAGTAACTTCCTCTTTCTTAAATTTCTCCTTATCCTTTCATGAGGTGGATGACTTATTGTAGGAGCACATTCTCTTGTGTTGTTGTTTCTCTAGACCTGATCAGTTTATCATCATCCTCCCCTTCTTGAAGACAATTCAACCACGAATTCTATAAAATCTTACGcacaaacacaaatataaaataatctaaaatagatattatattaaaatgagatttagGTCTAGAAAGAAACAAATCTCTTATTATTAAATGGTTAGAGGTCTGCCTCTGGGGTCAACGACCTATCTACAACAAACATCAAATAGTTTCAAAGTAAGGATATTATgctcaaagaaaaacaaaagaaaattgttcaaacAAACAACCGAAGTATGACTTTGACTGCACATAGGGTTGTTGGGGATGGACAAAGAAATTAACTCCTGTGTGTATATTTTCAAGCTTGCATCCTTGTCCATAGGATTGTTGAGAATGGATAAACAAACTAACTCATGTGCTTATATTTTCAAGTTTGTGTTCTTCTTCTCAATCATACTTTCTTCTTTCCATTATTGATATCATTGTTCTTTAATGAATAAATCTTCCCTAGGTAATATAATCTGTTTCGGTAGGATTGAGATCCCTAACCCAAAGCATTCAAAGTTGTCCGCTAAATCATCCAGTTGTGATGTTCTCTCTCTTCCCCTTGTCCTAGCCGCGGGGGAAGGTGCTTACAAAAGACACTctaacgctcaagtcagtgacTTTGCGTAATAATCTTGTAATAAAGATTAGTTAGTAGAGTTTATTCCCCCTTTTTACCTACCTTTTCTGACAGATATTATATGGAGCTTACCATTAAGTCTAACTCATTTACTACCAATAAATGgtattattcatattaattgtCAATCAAtgacaattattttcattaactgCCCATTAGCAGTTATTATTGCTCAGATTAATTACCAATTAAAAATTGTTCTAGACCGGTAGGTTCCTTACCGGATGGTCGACCGCTCGATCCTTGGCTGACCGGGTGGTCATACTgtacacaagccccccaagcACGATATAATGTGTGAAGGGATTATTGTGAGCTTGAGTATGTTTGATGCGCTTTAAGTCTTCACTCCTTTCAGCACTGAACTGTGGACTCTAGGAGCTCACT
This genomic stretch from Vigna radiata var. radiata cultivar VC1973A chromosome 7, Vradiata_ver6, whole genome shotgun sequence harbors:
- the LOC106767449 gene encoding uncharacterized protein LOC106767449, with product MEESLVSKRPREEEEEKDLNFEQDYSSKRQKPYTHILSLLDSEEEDSTQDLSPLITTLQQEITCASNNDDFQDPLLGCPTQPIDLDNLTTMDGLENEAAATSEEVVVVVKEKEEEESEKEKVMRHLLQASDDELGIPSSGDGVFEFVGEDGFNSENGFSSLCDKMWELEDERANYYAFLQSELFLGGH